The DNA region GGCGTTCGCCCGGCTGGTGACCCGTCAGCTCTACAGCTACCCCGCCGACCCCGACCCCGCCAGGTCGACGATCCCGCGCCCCGACCTCGCGGCCGGCGCCCCCGTGGTGACCATGGGCGGCACCGTCTACACCGTGCGGCTGCGCTCGGCGGCCCGGTGGAACACCCCCAACCAGCGTCGGATCACCGCGACGGACGTCGCCCGCGGCCTCAAGCGGATGTGCGCGCCGCCGTCACCGTCGCCGCTGCGGGGGTACTACGCGGCGACGGTCGTCGGTTTCGCCGAGTACTGCGCTCAGCTCGCCGTGGCCCCGGTGGCCGACGCCCCCGCGCTGATCGAGAGCGGCACCGTCCCCGGGATCGAGGTCATCGGCGACGACACCCTCGCGTTCCACCTGATCAAGCCGGTCAACGACTTCGTGGACGTGCTGGCCCTGCCGGCCAGCTCACCGGTGCCGCTGGAGGCCCTGGCCTACCCGCCGGACTCCCAGCAGTACCTCGACAACCTGATCTCCGACGGGCCGTACCGGTTCGTGTCGGAGCCGGGCGGTGGCTACCGGCTGTCCCGCAACCCGGCCTGGAGCGGATCGTCGGACGGCATCCGGCGGGCGCTGCCCGACCACATCACCGTCACCGACGGTCTCGACCCGGCGACCATCACGGCGCGCATCGAGGCCGGCGACGCGGACATGGCCCTCGGCGGCGACATCCCGGTAGACGACCTGACCCGACTCGTCGAGGGCACCGACGACCGGCTCGTGGTCGCCCCGACCGGACCGGTCGTCGCCCTCGTCGTCGGGCTCAACGGGCCGTCCGCGGCGGCGCTGCGCGACCAGCAGGCCCGGGAGGCGCTGGCCTACTGCATCGACCGGACGGCGGTCGCCGCGGCGCTGGGCGGCCCGATCCTCGCCACGGCGACGGCCCAGCTCCTGCAGCCGCCGATGACCGGCTACGAGGTGTACAACCCCTTCCCGGCCGGGGACGGCGCGGGGGACGCGCGGCGCTGCGCCGACGGCCTGGCGAACAACCCGGGCGGGAAGGTGACGGCGCTGTCCCTGCTGACGACGGACAGCGCCATCGACACGGCGGTGGCCGAGGCGCTGCGCGCCGCGTTCGCCCGCGCCGGCATCCGGCTCGACCTGCGCATCCGCACCGGCGCGCAGTACACGGCGGCCGCGTCGACCCCGGGCGGGCAGTTCTGGGACCTCGCCCTGACCACGATCACCCCGGCCTGGTTCGGCGACGCCGGGCGGACCGTCTACGAGCCGCTGCTGGACGAGAGCTGGGTGGGCGCCCGGCCGGCCGACGGCGGCTATCGCCGTCCCGACCTGCTGGCCCGCTACGAGTCCGCGGTGACGGCCTCCTCCGAGGACGACGCCGCCACGGACTGGGCCGGGCTGGAGCGGACGGTGCTCAACGACGCCGCGATCGTGCCTCTCGCGGTCACCCACACGCCACGGCTGCGCGGCGCGGCGGTGCAGGCCTTCACGATCGTGCCGTCGCTGGGAACCGCCGATCCCACAGCGGTTTCGCTCGGTCCCTGAGGGTCTCCGGACCGGCGGCGGGATCAGCCGCACACCCGTGAGGGGGCCCCTAGGGGCCCCCTCACGCATTAGGAAGCCCCGGTGAGGGTGGTCGGTGCAACCCGTGGTGGACCTCCCGGCCTACACTCCGGACAGACGCGCTCGACAAGTGCCGGGGGGCACTGAGGACGTCTACGGTGGCGGTTCGGACGTGGGTGGTCCGGCCGCGGGGGGCCGACCGCCGAGCTACCACCCATGGGACGAGACGAAGGAGTACGCGGGCCGTGGCAGGTGGCAACGCCATCCGGGGGAGCCGGGTCGGGGCGGGACCGATGGGGGAGGCCGAGCGGGGCGAGACCGCCCCTCGGCAGCGGATTTCCTTCTGGTGCGCCAACGAGCACGAGACGAAACCGGCCTTCGCGGCCGACGCCTCCATCCCGGACACGTGGGACTGTCCGAGCTGCGGCTTCCCGGCCGGGCGGGACCGTGAGAACACGCCCGCCCCGCCGAAGACGGAGCCGTACAAGACGCACCTCGCCTACGTGCGGGAGCGTCGCAACGAGAAGGACGGCGAGGCGATCCTGGCTGAGGCACTGGCCAAGCTGCGGGGCGCGCCGGTCAACTGACCGGGCGCTTCGCGGGGCACCGGGCCGGCGATGCCGCGTGACGGCGGTCCGTCCGCACTGGGCGACTCTCCGGACGGGCCGGTCCTCGGCCCGTCCGGACCAGCCCCGGCGACCGGTTCCGCCGGATTGACCGGCCCTGCTGGATCGATCGGCCCCGCTGGATCGATCGTCGCCGGCCGGCTTGTCGCCGGCCGCTACCGGCTGATCGAATGCATCGGCGCCGGCTCGATGGGCACGGTGTGGCGCGCCCTCGACGTGCTGCTGCGGGCCGAGGTGGCCGTGAAGGCCATCTGGATCGGCGGACGCGCGGGCCCGACGGGTCCGGCTGGCGCCGACCCAGAGCGGCTGGCCGCG from Parafrankia discariae includes:
- a CDS encoding RNA polymerase-binding protein RbpA, producing MAGGNAIRGSRVGAGPMGEAERGETAPRQRISFWCANEHETKPAFAADASIPDTWDCPSCGFPAGRDRENTPAPPKTEPYKTHLAYVRERRNEKDGEAILAEALAKLRGAPVN
- a CDS encoding ABC transporter substrate-binding protein, whose product is MNAPSAGRRPGPARGIAALLTALLATVALLTVAGCSGDADPTPGPMAASPTTPPTTAPPLDKPGGTLRLLTGRMPTGDPGWADEPGERAFARLVTRQLYSYPADPDPARSTIPRPDLAAGAPVVTMGGTVYTVRLRSAARWNTPNQRRITATDVARGLKRMCAPPSPSPLRGYYAATVVGFAEYCAQLAVAPVADAPALIESGTVPGIEVIGDDTLAFHLIKPVNDFVDVLALPASSPVPLEALAYPPDSQQYLDNLISDGPYRFVSEPGGGYRLSRNPAWSGSSDGIRRALPDHITVTDGLDPATITARIEAGDADMALGGDIPVDDLTRLVEGTDDRLVVAPTGPVVALVVGLNGPSAAALRDQQAREALAYCIDRTAVAAALGGPILATATAQLLQPPMTGYEVYNPFPAGDGAGDARRCADGLANNPGGKVTALSLLTTDSAIDTAVAEALRAAFARAGIRLDLRIRTGAQYTAAASTPGGQFWDLALTTITPAWFGDAGRTVYEPLLDESWVGARPADGGYRRPDLLARYESAVTASSEDDAATDWAGLERTVLNDAAIVPLAVTHTPRLRGAAVQAFTIVPSLGTADPTAVSLGP